The following are encoded together in the Pan troglodytes isolate AG18354 chromosome 6, NHGRI_mPanTro3-v2.0_pri, whole genome shotgun sequence genome:
- the GET4 gene encoding Golgi to ER traffic protein 4 homolog isoform X1 gives MWFCPRPHRRHREAGRVWELVFPECPVPDGSRPPLSQSCPCRTGTRMAGHRVSGPVEAPAVVLGYMSQSKHAEARELMYSGALLFFSHGQQNSAADLSMLVLESLEKAEVEVADELLENLAKVFSLMDPNSPERVAFVSRALKWSSGGSGKLGHPRLHQLLALTLWKEQNYCESRYHFLHSADGEGCANMLVEYSTSRGFRSEVDMFVAQAVLQFLCLKNKSSASVVFTTYTQKHPSIEDGPPFVEPLLNFIWFLLLAVDGGKLTVFTVLCEQYQPSLRRDPMYNEYLDRIGQLFFGVPPKQTSSYGGLLGNLLTSLMGSSEQEDGEESPSDGSPIELD, from the exons ATGTGGTTCTGCCCACGGCCCCACCGGCGGCATCGTGAGGCCGGGCGTGTCTGGGAGCTTGTTTTTCCAGAGTGCCCTGTGCCAGACGGCTCCCGGCCTCCTCTGAGTCAGTCATGTCCCTGCAGGACTGGAACTAGGATGGCCGGTCACAGAGTCAGTGGTCCTGTCGAGGCTCCTGctgtggtgttggg GTACATGTCCCAGAGCAAGCACGCGGAGGCCCGGGAGCTCATGTACTCGGGAGCCCTGCTCTTCTTCAGCCATGGCCAG CAAAACAGTGCAGCAGACTTGTCCATGCTGGTCCTGGAGTCCCTGGAGAAGGCGGAAGTGGAGGTGGCTGACGAGCTGCTGG AAAATCTGGCTAAAGTGTTCAGCCTGATGGACCCCAACTCTCCTGAGCGCGTGGCCTTTGTGTCCAGAGCCCTGAAGTGGTCCAGTGGGGGCTCCGGGAAGCTGGGCCACCCCCGGCTGCACCAGCTGCTGGCCCTCACCCTGTGGAAAG AACAAAACTATTGTGAGTCTAGGTATCATTTTCTGCACTCAGCGGACGGGGAGGGCTGTGCCAACATGCTGGTGGAGTATTCCACGTCCCGCGGCTTCCGCAGCGAGGTGGACATGTTCGTGGCCCAGGCCGTGCTACA GtttctctgtttaaaaaacaaaagtagcgCATCGGTGGTCTTTACGACGTACACCCAGAAGCACCCGTCCATCGAGGACGGGCCTCCGTTTGTGGAGCCGCTGCTTAACTTCATCTGGTTCCTGCTGCTGGCTGTGGACGG TGGGAAGCTGACGGTGTTCACTGTGCTGTGTGAGCAGTACCAGCCATCCCTCCGGCGGGACCCCATGTACAACGAG TACCTCGACCGCATAGGACAGCTGTTCTTCGGCGTCCCGCCCAAGCAGACGTCTTCCTACGGGGGCCTGCTCG GGAACCTTCTGACCAGCCTCATGGGCTCCTCAGAGcaggaggatggggaggagagCCCCAGTGACGGCAGCCCCATCGAGCTGGACTGA
- the GET4 gene encoding Golgi to ER traffic protein 4 homolog isoform X3, with amino-acid sequence MSQSKHAEARELMYSGALLFFSHGQQNSAADLSMLVLESLEKAEVEVADELLENLAKVFSLMDPNSPERVAFVSRALKWSSGGSGKLGHPRLHQLLALTLWKEQNYCESRYHFLHSADGEGCANMLVEYSTSRGFRSEVDMFVAQAVLQFLCLKNKSSASVVFTTYTQKHPSIEDGPPFVEPLLNFIWFLLLAVDGGKLTVFTVLCEQYQPSLRRDPMYNEYLDRIGQLFFGVPPKQTSSYGGLLGNLLTSLMGSSEQEDGEESPSDGSPIELD; translated from the exons ATGTCCCAGAGCAAGCACGCGGAGGCCCGGGAGCTCATGTACTCGGGAGCCCTGCTCTTCTTCAGCCATGGCCAG CAAAACAGTGCAGCAGACTTGTCCATGCTGGTCCTGGAGTCCCTGGAGAAGGCGGAAGTGGAGGTGGCTGACGAGCTGCTGG AAAATCTGGCTAAAGTGTTCAGCCTGATGGACCCCAACTCTCCTGAGCGCGTGGCCTTTGTGTCCAGAGCCCTGAAGTGGTCCAGTGGGGGCTCCGGGAAGCTGGGCCACCCCCGGCTGCACCAGCTGCTGGCCCTCACCCTGTGGAAAG AACAAAACTATTGTGAGTCTAGGTATCATTTTCTGCACTCAGCGGACGGGGAGGGCTGTGCCAACATGCTGGTGGAGTATTCCACGTCCCGCGGCTTCCGCAGCGAGGTGGACATGTTCGTGGCCCAGGCCGTGCTACA GtttctctgtttaaaaaacaaaagtagcgCATCGGTGGTCTTTACGACGTACACCCAGAAGCACCCGTCCATCGAGGACGGGCCTCCGTTTGTGGAGCCGCTGCTTAACTTCATCTGGTTCCTGCTGCTGGCTGTGGACGG TGGGAAGCTGACGGTGTTCACTGTGCTGTGTGAGCAGTACCAGCCATCCCTCCGGCGGGACCCCATGTACAACGAG TACCTCGACCGCATAGGACAGCTGTTCTTCGGCGTCCCGCCCAAGCAGACGTCTTCCTACGGGGGCCTGCTCG GGAACCTTCTGACCAGCCTCATGGGCTCCTCAGAGcaggaggatggggaggagagCCCCAGTGACGGCAGCCCCATCGAGCTGGACTGA